One Mycoplasma wenyonii str. Massachusetts DNA window includes the following coding sequences:
- the serS gene encoding serine--tRNA ligase, protein MLSLKWFREEFEELVKRYKGRENDLEKLQLIKELDSKLVELKQKIDQLRNQKNLLSKEGAIHKDSIIQLKTELNQLEQEYKTSKERFDSLYLTLPAIPDECVPESDQIISTWGEIESNKSWSSYLELAQELKLIEFKAAVSCSGSGFVIYSERGEKLLRALISFTLDWAESYGFKRKYLPVLINPESLICTSQLPKFSDTLFHLETVNKYLSPTAEVQLVNLFRDQILSEDSLPIKVCANTNCFRAEKVGAGVESKGLIRLYQFCKTEIVMLTKAEESEQAQEYLSTVIEELLKTLKLPYRKLLLSRAEMSFSSSKTFDFEVWMPSENIYREISSLSNTRDFQAIRGKIRYKQDILSTREKAKYVHILNGSCLAIDRLFATLIENYQTPDREIVIPEALVKYYGSGKIEKLTR, encoded by the coding sequence ATGCTTTCTCTTAAGTGATTCAGAGAAGAGTTTGAGGAATTAGTAAAGAGATATAAAGGTAGAGAGAATGATCTGGAGAAACTTCAATTAATCAAAGAGTTAGACAGTAAGTTAGTTGAACTAAAGCAAAAAATAGATCAACTAAGAAATCAAAAGAATCTCCTATCTAAAGAAGGGGCAATACACAAAGATTCAATTATTCAACTAAAGACTGAGCTAAATCAACTAGAACAGGAATATAAGACAAGTAAAGAGAGATTTGACTCTCTTTATCTAACTCTTCCCGCAATACCTGATGAATGTGTTCCTGAGTCAGATCAAATAATTAGTACTTGAGGAGAGATAGAGTCAAATAAGAGCTGAAGCTCTTATTTAGAGTTAGCGCAAGAGTTAAAGCTTATAGAGTTCAAAGCTGCAGTTAGCTGTTCTGGTAGTGGTTTTGTTATTTATTCTGAGAGAGGAGAGAAATTACTTAGAGCTCTAATCTCTTTTACTTTAGATTGAGCAGAGAGTTATGGTTTTAAGAGAAAATATCTTCCAGTACTGATCAACCCAGAGTCTTTAATTTGTACCTCACAACTACCCAAATTCTCAGATACTTTATTTCATTTAGAGACAGTTAATAAATATCTTTCTCCAACCGCAGAGGTTCAGTTAGTGAATTTATTTAGAGATCAAATACTTTCAGAAGACTCACTACCAATAAAAGTATGTGCCAATACTAACTGTTTTAGGGCTGAAAAGGTTGGAGCTGGGGTTGAATCTAAGGGTTTAATAAGGCTTTATCAGTTCTGTAAGACTGAAATAGTGATGTTAACTAAAGCTGAAGAATCTGAACAAGCTCAAGAATATCTCTCTACAGTTATAGAAGAGTTATTAAAGACTCTTAAATTACCTTATAGAAAGCTATTACTTTCTAGAGCAGAGATGTCTTTTTCTTCTTCAAAAACTTTTGATTTTGAGGTCTGAATGCCCTCTGAAAATATATATAGAGAGATCTCTTCTCTATCTAACACCAGAGACTTTCAAGCTATTAGGGGGAAAATTAGATATAAACAAGATATATTAAGTACTAGAGAGAAGGCAAAGTATGTGCATATACTAAATGGCTCTTGTTTAGCAATAGATAGATTATTTGCAACCCTAATAGAAAACTATCAAACTCCCGATAGAGAGATAGTTATTCCTGAGGCATTAGTTAAGTATTATGGTTCAGGGAAGATAGAAAAACTCACTCGCTAA
- the ftsH gene encoding ATP-dependent zinc metalloprotease FtsH — protein MFWKLLLWFNFLPRLLTEDGEIPYEPDDSDECGTSRFERWRSALPTGNVDPKKKSRMIKILFIALLFLLIYFAFLYGKPHYLKKFSLCGTDCKSGNGEVLKIKPEENGNGSELELELDGAYSELSQNHQGESIFTIFAKKKNNGNGYVAFNVARSIHPCQKNGADCQGSIYQYRFIGQKGNPCYLSKCPKNGEKCCEGGNGCCCCDKKKEECCCCKGSNGACCTSSDGKKCCCCKFMQLVDAATINTQDPNRLTPTRVFFSLLPTLLYLMVFVFMARATMKGQLGVYGGKGSIFGIGRSVSKTHKSDITFKDVAGIKEEKEELEEIVDFLKRPKKYSAMGARIPKGVILYGPPGTGKTLLAKAVSGESNVPFLEASGASFDDMFVGVGAKRVRELFEKAKKLAPCIIFIDEIDALAGKRGGKFNIQGNEQTINQLLSEMDGFNTHAGIIIIAATNRLDSIDQAVLRPGRFDRHIQINLPDIAERREILTLHAKNKNLSNKVNLEEIARKTPGFSGAQLENVLNEAALLAVRVNKKVISTKEIDEAIDRVMAGPAKKGRKISFSEKKQIAYHEAGHAIAGMYTEDGEIVEKITIIPRGQAAGYVLSVPKVQERTISTKSQLLSSILTMLAGRAAEEIFFGVQNISTGASNDLYKATQIARNIVLKFGMTDSAGMVQYIPSEEGENPYKNNYSEKYAEIIDKEVQEIISTQYENAKKLLEANKVEFLLIVETLLLLETIDRAQIEFIHKYKRIPKEAEEEKARVKKENKQTTPDIFFL, from the coding sequence ATGTTTTGAAAATTACTTCTTTGATTCAACTTTTTACCTAGATTATTAACAGAAGATGGGGAGATACCTTATGAACCAGATGATTCAGATGAATGTGGCACAAGTAGATTTGAGAGATGAAGATCTGCTTTACCTACTGGAAATGTTGATCCAAAAAAGAAAAGCAGAATGATCAAGATACTCTTTATTGCCCTTCTTTTCTTATTGATTTACTTTGCATTCTTGTACGGGAAGCCTCATTACCTTAAGAAATTTAGTTTATGTGGAACGGATTGTAAGAGTGGGAATGGGGAAGTTCTGAAGATAAAGCCAGAAGAAAATGGCAATGGTTCAGAGCTAGAGCTAGAGCTAGATGGAGCTTATTCAGAGCTATCACAGAACCATCAAGGAGAAAGCATTTTTACTATCTTTGCTAAGAAAAAAAATAATGGTAATGGATATGTCGCTTTCAATGTAGCTAGAAGTATTCATCCTTGTCAAAAAAATGGAGCAGACTGTCAAGGGTCTATTTATCAATATAGATTTATTGGTCAGAAAGGAAATCCTTGTTATCTATCCAAATGCCCTAAGAATGGAGAAAAGTGTTGCGAGGGGGGGAATGGATGTTGCTGTTGCGATAAGAAAAAAGAAGAATGTTGTTGCTGTAAAGGATCAAACGGCGCTTGTTGCACATCCTCAGATGGCAAAAAATGTTGCTGTTGTAAATTCATGCAGCTGGTTGATGCAGCAACTATAAATACACAAGACCCAAATAGACTAACACCAACTAGAGTATTCTTCTCTCTTCTCCCAACACTTCTGTATTTAATGGTTTTTGTATTTATGGCTAGAGCGACAATGAAAGGTCAATTAGGTGTTTATGGCGGAAAAGGTTCTATTTTCGGAATTGGAAGATCAGTAAGTAAGACACACAAGTCAGACATAACCTTCAAAGATGTAGCAGGTATTAAAGAAGAAAAGGAAGAACTAGAAGAAATAGTTGACTTCCTTAAGAGACCAAAGAAATATTCTGCTATGGGAGCAAGAATACCTAAGGGTGTAATACTCTATGGTCCACCAGGAACAGGAAAAACTCTCTTAGCTAAAGCAGTTTCTGGGGAGTCTAATGTTCCATTCCTAGAAGCATCAGGTGCAAGCTTTGATGATATGTTTGTGGGAGTTGGAGCAAAAAGAGTTAGAGAACTATTTGAAAAAGCAAAGAAATTAGCTCCTTGCATTATCTTCATTGATGAAATAGATGCTTTAGCGGGAAAAAGAGGTGGTAAGTTCAATATTCAAGGTAATGAACAAACCATTAACCAACTATTAAGTGAGATGGATGGATTCAATACACATGCCGGAATAATCATTATTGCAGCTACAAACAGACTAGATAGTATTGATCAAGCTGTATTAAGACCTGGTAGATTTGACAGACATATTCAGATAAACCTACCAGATATAGCTGAAAGAAGAGAGATCTTAACTCTTCACGCTAAAAACAAAAACCTATCTAATAAGGTCAATCTAGAAGAAATAGCAAGAAAAACTCCAGGTTTTTCTGGGGCTCAGCTAGAGAATGTATTAAATGAAGCTGCCTTATTAGCTGTTAGGGTAAATAAAAAAGTTATTTCTACTAAAGAGATAGATGAAGCGATAGATAGAGTAATGGCTGGACCAGCCAAGAAGGGAAGAAAGATCTCCTTCTCAGAAAAGAAGCAAATTGCCTACCATGAAGCTGGACATGCTATTGCAGGAATGTACACAGAAGATGGAGAGATAGTTGAAAAAATAACTATTATTCCTAGAGGTCAAGCAGCAGGATATGTTCTCTCAGTACCTAAAGTACAAGAAAGAACAATTAGTACTAAGTCACAACTACTATCCTCAATCTTGACTATGCTAGCAGGTAGAGCTGCTGAAGAGATCTTCTTTGGAGTTCAAAATATAAGCACTGGAGCCTCAAATGATCTATATAAAGCTACTCAAATAGCTAGAAATATAGTACTTAAATTTGGTATGACTGACTCTGCTGGAATGGTTCAATATATCCCTTCAGAAGAGGGTGAAAATCCTTACAAAAACAATTACTCTGAAAAATATGCAGAGATAATTGACAAGGAAGTTCAAGAAATTATTAGTACTCAATATGAAAATGCAAAGAAGTTGCTAGAAGCTAATAAGGTAGAGTTCTTATTAATAGTTGAAACTCTTCTTCTACTTGAAACTATTGATAGAGCTCAAATTGAATTCATTCACAAATACAAGAGAATACCTAAAGAAGCGGAAGAAGAAAAAGCAAGAGTTAAGAAAGAAAATAAACAAACAACTCCTGATATCTTCTTTCTTTAA